CAGAAAGAAATGACTATTAGGAATTTCTTTAAGAGTTTCATCAGGGAGAATGAATTTTGGGACTATTATTGGCAGATCTGAATCAACTATCTCAAATAGAGCTTTAACGAGTTCTTGTTGTTGCCAGGAATCCATTAAGTCGAAAGAAGATTGATTTTGGACTATATCACCAATCTTTTTTGCGGATGCTTTTTCTTCTTCTGATAGGATCTTCATATTCGCTGTAAGATACATAATAATCTTAGGGAAATAGTATTCCATAAAGTTTTTAAAGGATTTTCTGGTAACGAAAGGCAACTCAAGGATTGACTCGCCAGCTAAATTATCAAGAGAAACGCCGAAGTATTTAGCAAGAACTTTTAAATATTCAAGGCCTGGGCTCGCAATATTGTTCTCCCAAGAACTATAGCGAGCTCTTTTAATATTCAAATCATTTGCAACTTGGTCCTGGGTTAATTTTTTCTTCTCTCGGAGTCTAACTAATATTTCACCGATCATAAAACGGAGCCTCCTTACATTTTGATAATATTTTTATCAAAAACTACTTGACGATAATATTTTTATCAAATATAATTTACCAGAGAGGTGAAAATGAGTGAGTGCAAAAAGAGAATATTTTTCAGAATGCAGAAAGAAAAAAGGTACCCAAGGACAAGTAGCCTTGGAAGTTGGGATATCTAAAGTTTATTTAAGAATGATTGAGAATGGCACTTTCATGCCTGGTCGTGATTTGATGTTCAGATTATGTAACTACTTCGGAGAACCATTAGAAAAACTATTCCCAGACTTAAGCAGTAAGTGTGAAGACAGATACAAAGCGATAAAATAATTATCTCAAGTCAATTATATGCGATAATTATTTTATCGTCAATACCATTTTAAATATTTGAACTTTGGCTCGGTGTTTTTTTACTCTTTAATGATAATATTATTATCAATTTATCATTTTTTTTATACATAACAAGTGGAGGAGATGAAATATTCATGGAACCAGCGAAGCTAATTGAATTCCCGAATCAAAAAAGAACTGAAACATTATTAACGGCGCAGCAAGCATCCCAAGAGTTTGGGATAGGTAGGAATAGGATATATGAACTCGCTCACACCGTTCCTAAAACAGGATTTCCGGCTCTTTGGTTTGGCCCAAAAACGGTTAAGTTTCCGCGTGAAGCACTTCGCGAATGGCTAGGAAGCGAACGTGGGAGACAGGCGCTGTTTCAGGCAATGAAATCAAGATGACTTGTTTTGTGGCTATTGCCTAGGAACCAATCTGGGCGATCGGCACCGGCAAGAAAGGAAGGGGTTCATTTTATGGCCAAGCGCAAACGAAACCGCAATCGGGAAAGATTGCAAACCATTATAGCAACCAAAACAAGTTGCTTCATTGAACGCAGGACAGCCCAGGAGCACGACAAAGAGCGCAGCAATAAACTCATTGAGCTGCTTTATATAAATGGAATGCTGAAATAGGAAGGAGGTAAAAAATGAGATGGCACAGACAAAAGAAGTCAACATCATGGAACTCGCAAAAGGGGCAATCCTGGAACAGATTGATCATGCTATGAAGCTGGTCATGGAGAATATCCTTGATCCGAATACTGAGGTTAAGACTCCCCGAAAACTCACAATCAATCTGACTTTCAAGCCAGACGAAAGCAGGGAGATCGTAAACTGCTCTGCGCAGGCCAAGCCGACACTGGCCCCGATCAAACCGATTGTTACCAACATTATTGTTGAAGCAGATCGTGAAGGAAATCCGATGGCTGCTGAGCTTACCAGGGATAATCCAAATCAGGTCACAATGTTTGCCGAATCTGAGGAACAAAAAGTTATTAGAATTGCTAAATAAATTTGCACTAGGAGGAAAGAAACCAAAATGATTAAAGAAGCGCTTCAATATATCCTTTCCCTAAAAGCACCGGAGATTTTTGAACATGATGGCATGACATTTGCCGATAAGTCTCTAAACAAGATTCCGGAAATTATTCCGCATGGGCTGCAGACAAGGAGCCTCGCAAGCTTGGTTAACCTGGTCTCCGGAGAGATTGGACATAAAAGACTTGCTGACAGAAAAATAATTATTCATGTGAAAAGCCCTACGGAGATTTCTGTCAGTTCTTCATTCGGCGCAAATCTTGATCGTTACGAACTGTACTCAGCGGTGGCTGAAGTTCCCCATATTGTGTTAGGAAAATTTGTTGACTTCGAAGCCATGAATATTCAGTTAAAGAGCTGTTTCCTGGAAACACCATCCCGGGATGATCTCATTGCCTACCTAGGAAATATCCAAGAGGATGCAGTTAAAACAAGTTCTGATGACGGATTTTCCCAGACTACTGCTGTAAAAACCGGAATCGCTTCCGTCTCAATGGTCCCTCTTAAGCCGATTGTTCTCTTGGCGCCATATCGTACATTCATCGAAGTAGATCAACCAAGAAGTGAATTTCTTGTTCGCCTACAGACAGGTTCAGGTGTTGCACTCTTTGAGGCTGATGGTGGAGCTTGGAGAATTCAGGCAAGAAAGAACATCAAGGAATATTTTTCAGAAGAATTCGAAGATCTTATCGAAGAAAATCGGATCATTATTACCGAATAACCATGCCGGAGTATGTCGGCAAAAAAACAGGACAAAGAAAAAAGCTCCGGTCATTGCACTGGCCGGGGCTCCGCTAAAAAAACTTATCTTAAAACTAATTATATGAGGATTGGGGGATTTTGTAAACATGGATATCAGACAATTCATGCGAGATATGGAGAAAAGCTCCAAAGAAACCTTTGAAAATATGCGGGAAATTGTATTTGAAGCAGTCTATGATTCAGTCCAATTCAGCCGCAAGGAAATTGAGAAGCAGCTGGATGTAGAAGGTTTTTCCAGAAATATCATAGCCATTCCGGAGAAGATCCGGGTCCAGAAAGAGATCTGCAAACAAACCCGTACTACCTTTGAAGAAGCCAAAAGCAACCTGGTTAACGCTGAGTCGATGATTGCCGCGGTGATCGCAGCAGAAACAACCGATGCCGGGAAACAAAAATTTTCTAATGATACGACCCGCCGGGCGGAGTTGGAGATCCGGAAGAAGCATAATTTTGAGTACCAGCAGGCCTGGGGTCCGTACAAGGAAACCTTGGACGAGATGGATGCTGAGCAGTTCAAACTGGAGCAGCTCTACGATGAGTTAAAAGCCTATCAGGTAGTCGGTGGTGTGCTGGCGGCAAGACTGAGTTTGATGCGGCTGGAAGTGTAGGGAATGCCTGAAATATTTTTGCGTGTGACAATGCCAGATCAAAGCAAATGGGACGTTCCGGCAAAAATTATTGCTGACAATAGGGCTGCGTATTATGCCAAAATCGATCCAGAAACCACCTATGAGGAAGAATTCGAGTTCACCATGACAGATGATCATGAATTGCGTGATTGGGCAGCCAACAACATGGATTGGGATGAAGTAAGCGAACACGCCGAAAAAGTCATTGAAGAAACCAGCATTGACTTTCAAGAAGGCTGGTTGAACGGTGAAAAAGTGGTAATCGAAAAATAGTAAACGGAGGAGAAAAACATTATGACAGAACAAAACGCTTTGATAATTCCAGGAGTAGACACCACCGGTCTGACTGAGGCTGAAAAACAAGAACTTGCGGTCGTGTTAGGCCAGAACTTTGAGGAAAGCAGGGACGGAATCGACTTTCGTCCCCAGAGATACAAAATAAATAAAGATGCTCAGGTCTTTGTCGATCCTTTCGGAAATTCCATTGATGAACTCGTAGCCGCTGTGCTTTATAAGCAAAAGGTTCGTGGCTGCTGGGAGGAAGGAAATAAGACTCCTTTATGCTCTTCTTTCGATGCCATAGAAGGCATTGATGGAGACGGGAACAGAAGAAAATGCGCCAGTTGCCCCCAGAATGCTTGGGGTTCAGGGAAAAAGGGCAAAGGGAAAGCATGCAAAGAAATGAGACGTCTTTTCTTAATGACTCAAAATAACGCTCTTCCTATTCAGATTTCTTTCCCGCCGACTTCTATTTCTCCAATTGATAATTTCTTCTCGGCCAGGCTGACAAACCGGATCCCTGACATTGCCAAAGAAGTTAAGTTCTCTCTTACAAAGCAGACCAATGACGGATTTGACTTTGCAGTGGCGATAATGAAGAACGGTAAGGACTTTTCTGCCACTGAAATGCTTGATTTAAATAGGCTTCGCAGTAAGTTCGTTGAAGGCTGGAAGCATATTGCGATTGATGATGACGAGTATATGCAGGGCGCAGAAAGCGGTGTTGATGATGGACAGCCTTATTAAAAGGATAGGGTCTATCAAAATAGCCAACTTCCAATCACATAAGAGCACTTTAATTGATTTTGCCAATCATGGTCTGACGGTCATTACCGGGCCGTCAGACTCCGGCAAGTCTGCAGTGATCCGTGCGCTGCGCTGGGTGTTTTACAATGTCCCGCAGGGCAGCGACTTCATAACCGTTGGGGAAGATAAATGCGTTGTGTCAGTGATCTTTGAAGGCGGTACCGTAGTAGAGAGGATCAGAACCCGTGGTGGGATTAACCGCTATACCGTTGATGGCCAAGTTTTTGAGGGGTTCGGTACCGGAGTTCCTATAGAAGTCCAAGAGGCTACAGGGATCCGGAAGCTGCAAATCGGAGACATTCATTTTATGCTCAATCTTTCTGAGCAGCTAGACGGACCGTTTTTAGGCAAGTCCGTACCTGGATCAGCTCGGGCAAAGGTACTGGGTAAACTTGCCGGTACAGAAGAAATCGATTTTGCCGGCAAGGAAGTTGGAACTGATCTGTATAGGGCTAATAGGCAAAAAGAAGGTATCACCAAAGATATTGAATCAAACCTTAAGGCTTTGGATGAGTATTCATGGATCCCAGACAGGGAAAGGCAGCTTGCCACTTTACAAATCATAATCGAGAACACTAAACGCAATCAGAGGTCTGTTGAAACCCTTCAGGATCTATCTCGGCAATATCGGGACCTTTCACAGCAAGCGGTCAATCTGCAAACCACACTTAAGAGATTGTTACCAATTGATCAGGGACTAAACGCAGTGGATATTGCTCAAATTGAGATCCACAAAAGGAATAACCTCACTTCTCTATACCAAGATTACGAGAAAGTTATGGATCTGACATCAGAGTCTATCTGCATGCTTGAAGATCTCAAAGAAATTGAGTCAGCAAATAATTGTCTAGTTGCTGCTCAGGAAAAATTAACGAAAGGGAAAACGCTACTTAATTGCTGGAACCGGTATTTACTGATTGATCTCCAAAAAGATGCTAACCAAGTAAAAATCAGAGGACTGGCAAATCAATATGAAGCTGTTTTCCCTTTGTTGCAAGCTGCGGCTGAATCTGCCGAGACAGCCACTAAGGTGAGTAATATATACGAATTGTATAGTCAGGCTAATCATGGAGTTGTATCTATGAGGAAAACAGTTGAATGCCTATTAAGTCTAGATAATGTAATGGGCACTATGGAATTAGCCACAGGGAAGAATTTTGATCTGGGAGTCATCGAAGAGCTGCAAAAAAAGTATTCTGACTGGGTTAATACAGAGTCGTTCGGGAGAAGTAAGATCACAACTCTGGAAGCAGAAGTCGAGGCGCTGGACGCGGAGTATATCACTTTTATGAGTGATCTGGGCACTTGCCCAACCTGCGGGGGAGAAATCAATATTGAAAAATTACGGGAGGTAATCTGAGATGGATAACTTTGAAAATAGAATCAGCAGCCTGAAAAGCAGGCTCGAAGCAAAGAAGAACGAGAAGACCAGGGCAGAGGCAAACCTGGAAATGGCCGAAAAGCAGCTGCAGGAAGTGGTTGGGAAGATCAGAGATCTCGGCTACGAACCCAATGATCTGCCTGATGTGATTGCTCAGCTCGAACAGAGTGTTACCGATAATCTGGCCGAGGCTGAGAGGATCTTGGCTGAAACAGAAATGATGAAAGAAGCTGTCGCATTATGAGCATGACAGTCTTTGATATTGAGAATCAAACGGCCAAACTCAAAAGCAATTTGGATATGGCCAAAGGAAAAAGGGATCAGCTTTCCGAGCAGCTTCGTAGTAAGCAGTCAGAATTGACATCTGTTAATAGCAATGTTTCAACCTGGGAGCAGGTGCAACTCCTGCTCTCCCGGTCCAGTGAATACGCCAGAGAGCAGCTGAAACAGAAAATTGAAGAGACAGTAACTGCAGCTCTCCGGAGTGTTTTTGAAGATCCAGGAATAAGTTTTTCAATCGAACTTGGACAGTCAGGCGGTAATCCGACGGCAAACTGGCAAGTAATCTCTTCCTATAAAGATTATGAGGTTGCGGCCAACCCAGAGGATGCCAGAGGCGGGGGGGTAACGGATGTCGTGTCCTTAGCTTTGCGGCTTTCCCTTCTGGAACTGGCTAGGCCAAAGCATGACGGTCCGGTGATCCTGGACGAGCCAGGTAAGATGATCTCTCGGGAATATCTCCCGAATGTCGCGGCTTTTCTATCAAAGTACGGAGAGAAAACCGGGAGACAGATCATCATGATTACCCACCATGGTATCCTGGCTGATGCGGCGGATGTTGCCTGGTATGTTACGCAGGAGAAGGGCATCAGCAGAGCCCAGCAGATTCTTGGGGGTGAGATGTGATGAGTAACATGTATCACGATGGCCTGAAGATTGTAGTTACCGGTGATCTTCACTTCCGGAGTGAGAATCCAAGAAGTAGGAAAGATGCCTTTGAGGATGCTATGTTATCTAAGCTCCTGGAAGTGTTTCAATTAGCTCAAGAACATGGTGCCGAAGCAATTATCATTCCTGGAGATATTTTTGATACTGCCAATGTCGGATTAAAAGCGATCGCCAAATTAGGGTATTGCTTAAATACATGGATTGATGAATTCAACGTACAGGTTCTAACTATTTCGGGAAATCATGACTTACCAGCAGGAAATAAGGCAGCATTAGAACGGACGCCTTATGGATTGCTTAGTAAGTTAGGATTTATACATGACCTTGAGGAAGAGAACTTCGAGACGCATTTCAATATTAACTTTGGAGATATGAAGGATGTTTACTTGACCGTTTCGGGATGTGGATTCGATTTTCAGACAGATACTTCCGAAGGGGTAAAACAATATTCGACAGATCGCTATGATGAAGATACCGTTGGAATCCACGTCGTCCACTCCATGCTCATGGCCACGCCGCCGATTACTGGTATGCGACACGCCATCATCGATGAGGTCGAAACAGATGCAGACATCATTATCTCAGGCCATTACCACGACGGCTTCGGCGTTATCCGACGGAAAAACGGAAAACTGTTCATCAATCCAGGTGCCCTATGCCGGCTATCTGCCAGCGAAGCCGAAATGAAACGAACCATCCAGGTCGCGTTGCTCACCGTCCGGAGTAAAACGGATTTTGAAGCTGAGCTTATCCCGCTGCAGTCCGCGCGGCCGGCAGATGAAGTCCTTGATCGGGAGGCCATTGTCGAGAAGAAAGAACATGAGAACTGGCTGGAAACGTTTTTTGAAAGCCTGCAACAGGACGGCGAGGCAAAATTTCTGGAAGTTCAGGAGATTGTCGAAAATATGGCCAACCTTGAAACGCTTTCTCCAGGCGTAAAGGATGAGGCGCTGCGTCGAATCAGCGAAGCCCGGGAAAAGCTGGGGAGGGTTGCGGTGTGAAAAAAGATATCAGATACCTCATAGTCTCGTTAATAATCCTAATTGTCGTTGGTTTTTTTCCTCTCCTGGGCTTCATTTCGATGAGTCAGCAGATATCAATCCTTAGAACGGAAAACCAATTATTGAAAGAAGATCTGCAAAAACTTAAAGAAGAACATGCAAAGCTTAAAAACAGCCAGACTGAGCTCGATCAATCGGTTGACAGTTTTCTGGATACATGGAAGATAGGGATCTTCGAAGCGTCAGCATATTCACCTTTAGATGATCGCAACGGATTAAACTCTTGGGGGGATGGTACGGCAATGACTTCAGGAGTAAGTACGGCGGAAAACATTGATTCAGGAGTATCTGTGGATCCGAGCATAATCCCGCTGGGAAGTAAGGTTTACATCAAAGGAATCGGTTGGCGCGTTGCTACAGATACCGGTGGGGATATTCAGGGATACAAGTTGGACATTCCTGTGGATACATTTGAAGAAGGCATAATATTTGGCAGAAAGGATGTGATTGTCGTATGGCAACAGAAACAGCCCAATCAACAACTCTAACCGGTACAGTGACCGGTGTCAGATTTCATAACCCGCAAAATGGCTGGTCCGTATTGACAGTCAATCCAAAAAACAAACAAGAAGATTTTGAAGAGTTCAACCCGATTTCTGTTGTTGGAAGCTTGGCTGCAGTCCGAGCTGGGGATGAGTATTCTTTCTCCGGTTCATGGAAGCAGCACCCACAGTATGGAAAACAGTTTCAGTTTGAAAAGGCTGAGGTAGTTCTGCCAAAAGAAAAACAGGGAGCCATTGCATATCTAGCAACGCTTGCCAGTGGTGTAGGCTTGGCCAAGGCCAAA
The window above is part of the Dehalobacter sp. genome. Proteins encoded here:
- a CDS encoding XRE family transcriptional regulator, whose product is MIGEILVRLREKKKLTQDQVANDLNIKRARYSSWENNIASPGLEYLKVLAKYFGVSLDNLAGESILELPFVTRKSFKNFMEYYFPKIIMYLTANMKILSEEEKASAKKIGDIVQNQSSFDLMDSWQQQELVKALFEIVDSDLPIIVPKFILPDETLKEIPNSHFFLKSISENITPLEFKPYTKIPVLGEIVAGLPLEAHEDILGYEDIPIELAKNGEYFGLKVKGDSMEPRIKKGDILIIKKQPDIDSGDIGIVLINGESATVKQIHKAETGITLQAWNTAYPTKFYSNKEIETLPVMILGKVVEFRGKI
- a CDS encoding helix-turn-helix domain-containing protein, with amino-acid sequence MSAKREYFSECRKKKGTQGQVALEVGISKVYLRMIENGTFMPGRDLMFRLCNYFGEPLEKLFPDLSSKCEDRYKAIK
- a CDS encoding helix-turn-helix domain-containing protein, encoding MEPAKLIEFPNQKRTETLLTAQQASQEFGIGRNRIYELAHTVPKTGFPALWFGPKTVKFPREALREWLGSERGRQALFQAMKSR
- a CDS encoding AAA family ATPase: MMTSICRAQKAVLMMDSLIKRIGSIKIANFQSHKSTLIDFANHGLTVITGPSDSGKSAVIRALRWVFYNVPQGSDFITVGEDKCVVSVIFEGGTVVERIRTRGGINRYTVDGQVFEGFGTGVPIEVQEATGIRKLQIGDIHFMLNLSEQLDGPFLGKSVPGSARAKVLGKLAGTEEIDFAGKEVGTDLYRANRQKEGITKDIESNLKALDEYSWIPDRERQLATLQIIIENTKRNQRSVETLQDLSRQYRDLSQQAVNLQTTLKRLLPIDQGLNAVDIAQIEIHKRNNLTSLYQDYEKVMDLTSESICMLEDLKEIESANNCLVAAQEKLTKGKTLLNCWNRYLLIDLQKDANQVKIRGLANQYEAVFPLLQAAAESAETATKVSNIYELYSQANHGVVSMRKTVECLLSLDNVMGTMELATGKNFDLGVIEELQKKYSDWVNTESFGRSKITTLEAEVEALDAEYITFMSDLGTCPTCGGEINIEKLREVI
- a CDS encoding metallophosphoesterase; translation: MSNMYHDGLKIVVTGDLHFRSENPRSRKDAFEDAMLSKLLEVFQLAQEHGAEAIIIPGDIFDTANVGLKAIAKLGYCLNTWIDEFNVQVLTISGNHDLPAGNKAALERTPYGLLSKLGFIHDLEEENFETHFNINFGDMKDVYLTVSGCGFDFQTDTSEGVKQYSTDRYDEDTVGIHVVHSMLMATPPITGMRHAIIDEVETDADIIISGHYHDGFGVIRRKNGKLFINPGALCRLSASEAEMKRTIQVALLTVRSKTDFEAELIPLQSARPADEVLDREAIVEKKEHENWLETFFESLQQDGEAKFLEVQEIVENMANLETLSPGVKDEALRRISEAREKLGRVAV
- a CDS encoding 3D domain-containing protein, translating into MKKDIRYLIVSLIILIVVGFFPLLGFISMSQQISILRTENQLLKEDLQKLKEEHAKLKNSQTELDQSVDSFLDTWKIGIFEASAYSPLDDRNGLNSWGDGTAMTSGVSTAENIDSGVSVDPSIIPLGSKVYIKGIGWRVATDTGGDIQGYKLDIPVDTFEEGIIFGRKDVIVVWQQKQPNQQL